In the genome of Ammospiza nelsoni isolate bAmmNel1 chromosome 7, bAmmNel1.pri, whole genome shotgun sequence, one region contains:
- the UMPS gene encoding uridine 5'-monophosphate synthase, giving the protein MAAGPAGAVAAALSGAGALRFGHFVLKSGRSSPVYIDLRGLVSHPRLLRQVAGLLFRAAQDAGLQYDCVCGVPYTALPLATIICSENQVPMLIRRKEAKDYGTKRMIEGTINPGETCLIIEDVVTSGSSVLETAEALQKEGLKVTDAVVLLDREQGGKARLEEHGIRLHSVCTLSGVLEILQQQGEVAAEVVEKVKKFIEGNVFEAQNGAAPGKRLCKELSFSARAQLPGVHPIAARLLMLMERKQTNLCLSADVTSPKELLQLAATLGPSICILKTHIDILNDFTQEVVKELRALADQHEFLIFEDRKFADIGNTVKHQYEGGVFRIASWADIVNAHVVPGSGVVKGLKEVGLPLQRGCLLVAEMSSQGSLATGEYTKAAIQMAEDNSDFVFGFICGSRVSNKPEFLHLTPGVQLQTGGDNLGQRYLSPKEVIGEKGSDVIIVGRGILAASDRVQEAEKYRKAAWESYLSRLGAPAED; this is encoded by the exons ATGGCGGCGGGGCCCGCGGGGGCCGTGGCGGCGGCGCTGAGCGGGGCAGGCGCGCTGCGCTTCGGGCACTTCGTGCTGAAGAGCGGCCGCTCCTCGCCCGTGTACATCGACCTGCGCGGCCTCGTGTCCCACCCGCGGCTCCTGCGGCAG gttGCAGGACTCCTTTTCCGGGCAGCCCAGGATGCGGGGCTGCAGTACGACTGTGTGTGCGGCGTTCCGTACACGGCGCTGCCGCTCGCCACCATCATCTGCTCCGAAAATCAGGTGCCCATGCTCATACGGAGGAAGGAGGCAAAAGACTACG gtacTAAGAGGATGATAGAAGGCACCATTAATCCAGGAGAGACATGCCTGATCATTGAGGATGTGGTAACAAGTGGATCCAGTGTACTGGAAACTGCAGAAGCTCTCCAGAAAGAAGGATTGAAAGTCACAGATGCCGTAGTGCTGTtggacagggagcagggtgggaaggCCAGGCTAGAGGAACACGGAATTCGCCTGCACTCTGTGTGCACCCTGTCTGGGGTGCTGGAgattctccagcagcagggagaagtgGCTGCTGAGGTGGTTGAAAAGGTGAAGAAATTCATAGAGGGAAATGTGTTTGAGGCTCAGAatggtgctgctcctgggaagaGGCTCTGCAAGGAGCTGAGCTTCAGTGCTCgtgcccagctgccaggggtGCATCCTATTGCAGCCAGGCTTCTCATGCTCATGGAAAGGAAGCAAACCAACCTGTGCCTTTCTGCTGATGTCACCAgccccaaggagctgctgcagctagCTGCCACCCTGGGCCCCAGCATCTGCATCCTGAAGACTCATATAGACATCCTAAATGATTTCACCCAGGAAGTAGTAAAGGAGTTGAGAGCGCTCGCAGATCAACATGAATTCTTGATTTTTGAAGACAGGAAATTTGCAGATATTGGAAACACAGTGAAACACCAGTATGAAG GTGGCGTGTTCAGGATCGCGTCCTGGGCAGACATCGTCAATGCCCACGTGGTTCCCGGCTCTGGGGTTGTGAAAGGCCTGAAGGAAGTGGGTCTTCCTCTCCAGCGTGGCTGTCTCCTGGTGGCAGAGATGAGTTCCCAAGGCTCCCTTGCAACGGGTGAATACACAAAAGCTGCA ATACAGATGGCTGAAGACAACTCAGATTTCGTTTTTGGATTCATATGTGGATCTAGAGTTAGTAATAAACCAGAATTTCTTCACTTAACCCCAGGAGTGCAGCTGCAAACTGGAG GTGATAACCTTGGACAGAGGTACCTAAGCCCCAAGGAGGTTATTGGTGAAAAAGGCTCAGATGTCATTATTGTGGGACGGGGCATCCTGGCAGCCTCAGACCGTGTCCAGGAAGCAGAGAAGTACAGGAAGGCAGCGTGGGAGAGCTACCTGAGCAGGCTGGGTGCTCCTGCAGAAGACTGA